In the genome of Chryseobacterium oryzae, one region contains:
- a CDS encoding DUF1015 domain-containing protein, which produces MPVFKPFRGIRPHKDHEATFPTHPLDNFTQSEIAEKAQVEKTYINMIKPYVVSKSKDIDRNLRKIRSTFEELMEENVLIQDNSAYYLYEQIYPNKQVFRGLLGLASIEDFWDGKIKRHESTIPQKKEKLAHYLEKVNLQAEPVLLTYPSNSKIELLMNHEEKNVPIFNHTDTIGIRHKIWRIDNRLKLQQFKEVIDQIDSFYIADGHHRIGSTALNAKRLKDKNKRHNGTEAYNFVYSFIVSNQSIKIHDYNRIVKSIGDLSTQDFLEKIEKYFLIHEKGETPYYPSQKFHISMYLDGKFYSLHVKHDLRSQEMSLDNLDHHILDKYIINEILNIEDSDSSDEIIYIKGTSNIEGINILKEKIDNGEGKVGFGIYPVSFNDMIKISDLKLRMPPKCTFIEPKLVTALLMYDMKQ; this is translated from the coding sequence ATGCCTGTTTTTAAACCTTTCCGTGGAATTAGACCTCATAAAGATCATGAAGCTACATTTCCTACACATCCTTTGGATAATTTTACACAGAGCGAAATTGCAGAAAAAGCGCAAGTAGAAAAAACTTACATCAACATGATTAAACCTTATGTTGTAAGTAAATCTAAGGATATTGACCGGAATTTAAGGAAAATACGTTCCACTTTTGAGGAACTTATGGAAGAAAATGTTCTTATTCAGGATAATTCTGCTTATTATCTTTACGAACAAATTTATCCTAACAAACAGGTATTCAGAGGGCTTTTAGGTTTAGCAAGCATTGAAGATTTCTGGGACGGAAAAATAAAAAGACACGAGAGTACGATTCCTCAGAAAAAGGAAAAACTGGCTCATTATCTGGAGAAAGTTAATCTTCAGGCAGAACCTGTTTTGCTTACGTATCCATCCAATTCTAAGATAGAATTACTGATGAATCATGAAGAGAAAAATGTTCCAATTTTTAATCATACGGACACCATAGGAATCAGACATAAAATATGGAGAATAGATAATCGTCTAAAACTTCAACAGTTTAAGGAAGTTATCGATCAAATAGATTCATTTTATATTGCAGACGGTCATCACAGAATTGGCTCTACAGCACTCAACGCAAAACGTCTGAAAGACAAGAATAAGAGACATAACGGTACAGAAGCTTACAATTTTGTATATAGTTTCATTGTTTCTAACCAATCTATTAAAATTCATGATTATAACAGAATTGTAAAAAGTATTGGTGACCTTTCTACTCAGGATTTTTTAGAAAAAATTGAAAAATATTTTTTAATTCACGAAAAAGGAGAAACACCATACTACCCTTCTCAAAAGTTTCATATTTCGATGTATTTGGATGGAAAATTCTATTCTCTTCACGTAAAGCATGATCTTCGTTCACAAGAAATGTCGTTAGATAATTTAGATCATCATATCTTAGATAAATATATTATCAATGAAATTTTGAATATTGAAGATTCTGATAGTTCCGATGAAATTATATACATCAAAGGAACTTCAAACATTGAAGGAATTAATATTTTAAAAGAAAAAATAGACAATGGCGAAGGTAAAGTAGGATTTGGTATTTATCCCGTGAGCTTTAACGACATGATAAAAATTTCTGATCTTAAGCTAAGAATGCCTCCAAAATGTACATTTATAGAGCCTAAATTGGTAACTGCCTTATTAATGTACGATATGAAACAATAA
- a CDS encoding M28 family peptidase — protein MKKILLIILPLFLSGFLFSQKLTVRKLKPVPKFNYSEEFKKISDEIFLHGTAYSNLGELTKGIGARFSATPGYAAATEWAENKLKEAGAENVWKQEVKVPVWVRGKESLHIKTSSGDWKNIRMLSFGNSEGTKGKDLIADILLVNDIQELVNLTTAQVKDKIIFVNYVIDPTIINTTNSYLIAAKSKLLSASVIGKKGAKALIIRSLTTASDDVPHAKMIYYEPDDKVRIPAMTIGVKSADELEKLLKTQTVKAKINMAAESRGEAINYNVIGEIPGKKDNKIILVGAQLDSWDFAEGAHDDGAGVAQCIEVLRTYKALGYTNNHTLRVILYANSENGGRGRDTYENQSRKKDEKHIFALGTDAGGYSPRGFSLDMPPQRRKLIFEWKNYFLPYGIYDFEQTDAIQDIAPLKKLSIPLAELIVDTQRYFDYHHSEKDTFDKVSKRELLLGAVVMTQMVFMIDKNW, from the coding sequence ATGAAAAAGATTCTACTCATCATACTTCCACTCTTTTTGAGTGGATTTTTATTTTCGCAGAAATTAACTGTACGAAAACTAAAACCTGTTCCCAAATTCAATTATTCTGAAGAGTTTAAGAAGATTTCAGACGAAATTTTCCTTCACGGAACAGCATATAGTAATTTAGGCGAACTTACGAAAGGTATCGGAGCAAGATTCAGTGCCACTCCGGGATATGCAGCCGCAACGGAATGGGCAGAAAATAAACTGAAAGAAGCCGGTGCGGAAAATGTTTGGAAACAGGAAGTAAAAGTTCCGGTCTGGGTTCGTGGGAAAGAATCTCTACACATAAAAACCTCAAGTGGTGATTGGAAAAATATCCGAATGTTATCTTTTGGAAATTCTGAAGGAACAAAAGGGAAAGATCTTATTGCAGATATACTTTTGGTGAATGATATTCAGGAGCTTGTAAATCTCACAACGGCTCAGGTAAAGGATAAAATTATTTTTGTAAATTATGTTATAGATCCCACCATCATCAATACAACAAATTCTTATCTGATTGCAGCAAAATCTAAACTACTTTCTGCATCGGTTATTGGAAAAAAAGGAGCTAAAGCATTAATAATTCGCTCTCTAACCACAGCGTCAGATGATGTTCCGCATGCAAAAATGATTTATTACGAGCCAGACGATAAAGTTAGAATTCCTGCAATGACCATTGGAGTAAAATCTGCAGATGAATTGGAAAAGCTTTTAAAAACTCAAACAGTTAAGGCGAAGATTAATATGGCTGCAGAATCAAGAGGAGAAGCCATTAATTATAATGTAATTGGTGAAATTCCTGGTAAAAAAGACAATAAAATTATCCTTGTTGGAGCACAACTCGATTCTTGGGATTTCGCCGAAGGAGCCCATGATGATGGTGCAGGAGTAGCCCAGTGTATTGAAGTTTTGCGTACTTATAAAGCTTTGGGATATACTAATAATCATACTCTTAGAGTTATTCTTTATGCCAATAGCGAAAATGGAGGTCGTGGTAGAGATACTTACGAAAATCAATCAAGAAAAAAGGATGAAAAGCATATTTTTGCGTTAGGCACAGATGCCGGTGGCTACTCCCCTCGCGGATTTTCTTTAGATATGCCACCACAACGCCGAAAACTTATATTTGAATGGAAAAATTATTTTCTTCCTTATGGCATTTACGATTTTGAACAAACCGATGCCATTCAGGATATTGCTCCTTTAAAAAAACTCAGTATTCCTCTTGCAGAGTTAATTGTGGATACTCAAAGATATTTCGATTATCATCATTCTGAAAAAGACACATTCGATAAAGTTAGCAAAAGAGAATTGCTTTTAGGAGCTGTGGTGATGACTCAAATGGTTTTTATGATTGATAAAAATTGGTAG
- a CDS encoding T9SS type A sorting domain-containing protein: MVYDEALSRYYLAGIRGDTGTFTDFSFNNTSFNKQAFLLAFNVSGSTVSEAWRKELDNGQTTMDDEIHSIIKDANTSDIYISGRYSSLNSTATFGSYTFPAVTYFGHIPFIMKLNSAGNVQWAKIPDAIPTSVNTQGYRFMKGRLAQNANEIGFAHGTAGSVWGSYSLVRPSGYGVDPILVRLNKDSGAVLGMGEVWSNSGTTDEFTAITVDNDGNYVLGGFFHQQLFTDANDNVPTMVINVTAGKSQNFFTKYAKTPCSNLSVEETSAEAVLQFYPNPVQDFLTIKSKNNLESYEVYSSVGQSVLRGRLESKNAQINMSDLTAGVYYVKVKTEKAVVTEKVVKK; this comes from the coding sequence ATGGTATATGATGAAGCCTTGAGTCGTTATTATTTAGCAGGAATAAGAGGTGATACTGGTACTTTCACAGATTTTTCTTTTAATAATACTTCTTTCAACAAACAGGCTTTTCTTCTTGCATTTAATGTTTCAGGAAGTACAGTCTCAGAAGCTTGGAGAAAGGAATTGGACAATGGGCAAACAACTATGGATGATGAAATTCATTCTATTATCAAAGATGCAAACACCTCAGACATTTATATTTCAGGTCGGTACTCTTCTTTAAATTCAACAGCTACTTTTGGAAGTTATACTTTCCCTGCTGTGACATATTTTGGACATATACCTTTTATAATGAAGTTAAATTCAGCAGGTAATGTTCAGTGGGCTAAAATTCCAGACGCAATACCTACCAGCGTTAATACACAAGGCTATCGTTTTATGAAAGGCAGACTTGCACAAAATGCTAATGAAATAGGTTTTGCCCACGGTACTGCAGGCTCTGTATGGGGAAGCTACTCCTTAGTTCGACCTAGTGGATATGGTGTCGACCCGATTTTGGTTCGTTTAAACAAAGATTCAGGAGCAGTCTTGGGAATGGGAGAAGTTTGGAGCAACTCAGGAACTACAGATGAATTTACTGCAATAACAGTTGATAATGACGGGAATTATGTTTTAGGTGGTTTTTTCCATCAGCAATTGTTTACTGATGCTAATGATAATGTACCAACTATGGTGATAAATGTTACAGCGGGAAAATCTCAGAATTTCTTTACAAAATATGCAAAGACACCTTGTAGTAACCTTTCGGTAGAAGAAACCTCTGCTGAAGCTGTTCTACAGTTTTATCCAAATCCTGTTCAGGATTTCCTGACGATCAAAAGCAAAAATAATTTGGAAAGCTATGAAGTGTATTCTTCCGTTGGGCAAAGTGTTTTAAGAGGAAGATTAGAGAGTAAAAATGCACAAATTAATATGAGTGATTTGACAGCAGGTGTTTATTATGTGAAAGTAAAAACGGAAAAGGCTGTCGTGACAGAGAAGGTGGTGAAAAAATAA
- a CDS encoding NHL repeat-containing protein translates to MQRILQKWCAVLVILPGLFISQTYQWQWAKQAGGQTGSGNSGFTYTSDESIRDVVVDSDNNTYYLAKIWNQGQNVDGTSVPNYGNSDLIIYSTDCQGILRWSTVIGGTGNLDSAWNIEVDNNGGVYLLASLWNEGYSYQTSSIPTHLDNSQTLPAITAMDATTQDAGFKTSYLLKYNSSTGNLVWNKPLQGNVNFLLRQSDSQMMCMDSSKNIHAILGFKAGTHLDGLITVPSSFTNTYQYYLVKFNYNSTTGNMTPATPVLLPITGSLIQDLNKVK, encoded by the coding sequence ATGCAAAGAATTTTACAAAAATGGTGTGCAGTTTTAGTCATTTTGCCGGGATTATTTATCAGCCAAACGTATCAATGGCAATGGGCGAAACAAGCTGGAGGACAGACTGGGTCTGGCAATTCTGGGTTTACTTATACTTCAGATGAATCTATAAGAGATGTAGTTGTTGATAGTGATAATAACACGTATTATTTGGCGAAAATTTGGAATCAGGGACAAAATGTTGATGGGACATCAGTACCAAATTATGGAAATAGTGATTTAATTATATACTCTACAGATTGTCAAGGGATTTTAAGATGGAGTACGGTAATTGGAGGAACTGGTAATCTTGATTCTGCATGGAATATTGAGGTTGATAATAATGGTGGAGTATATCTTTTAGCAAGCCTTTGGAATGAAGGATATTCTTACCAAACAAGCTCAATCCCGACACATTTAGATAACAGTCAAACCTTACCAGCTATTACCGCAATGGATGCGACAACTCAAGATGCAGGATTTAAAACATCTTATCTTCTAAAATATAATTCATCTACTGGGAATTTAGTTTGGAACAAGCCTTTACAAGGGAATGTGAATTTTCTACTGCGTCAAAGTGATTCTCAAATGATGTGTATGGATTCATCAAAAAACATTCATGCCATTTTAGGATTTAAAGCAGGAACGCATTTGGATGGTCTCATTACTGTTCCTTCAAGTTTCACAAATACTTATCAATATTACTTAGTAAAATTTAATTATAATAGTACCACTGGGAATATGACACCCGCAACTCCTGTTCTTTTGCCTATTACAGGAAGTCTTATTCAGGACTTGAACAAGGTAAAGTAA
- a CDS encoding T9SS type A sorting domain-containing protein — protein MQRILQKWCAVLVMLPGLFISQTYQWQWAKQAGGQTGSGNSGFTYTVDESIRDVVVDSDNNTYYLAKIWNQGQNVDGTSVPNYGNSDLIIYSTDCQGILRWSTVIGGTGNLDSAWNIEVDNNGGVYLLASLWNEGYSYQPTSIPTHLDNSQSLPAIVAMDATTQDAGFKTSYLLKYNSSTGSLIWNKPLQGNINFLLRQSDSQMMCMDSSKNIHAILGFKAGTHLDGLITVPSSFTNTYQYYLVKFNYNNTTGNMTPATPVLLPITGSLYPGLEHGKVNMVYDEGLSRYYLAGTRGSTGNLIDFSFNNISFTKEAYLLAFNVNGTIVTEAWRKEIEAGNANSDEEIHSIIKDTNSSDIYISGRYFSVNSTATFGNYTFPTTSYNGHIPFVVKLNSAGNVLWSKIADGAPGTVGNATYGFMKGRIVQNGNEIGFAHGSWGSAWGSYNMTRPSGDRADPILVRLNKDSGAVLGMGDVLSNQGTIDEFTAITVDNDGNYVLGGFFHQQLFTDANDNVPTMAINVTAGKSQNFFTKYAKTPCSNLSVEETSAEAGLQFYPNPVQDFLTIKSKNNLESYEVYSSVGQSVLRGRLGSKNAQINMSGLTAGVYYVKVKTEKAVVTEKVVKR, from the coding sequence ATGCAAAGAATTTTACAAAAATGGTGTGCAGTTTTAGTCATGTTGCCGGGATTATTTATCAGCCAAACGTATCAATGGCAATGGGCGAAACAAGCTGGTGGCCAGACGGGGTCTGGAAATTCTGGATTTACTTATACTGTAGATGAATCCATAAGAGATGTAGTTGTTGATAGTGATAATAACACGTATTATTTGGCGAAAATTTGGAATCAGGGACAAAATGTTGATGGGACATCAGTACCAAATTATGGAAATAGTGATTTAATTATATACTCTACAGATTGTCAAGGGATTTTAAGATGGAGTACGGTAATTGGAGGAACTGGTAATCTTGATTCTGCATGGAATATTGAGGTTGATAATAATGGTGGAGTATATCTTTTAGCAAGTCTTTGGAATGAAGGATATTCATATCAGCCAACCTCAATTCCTACACATTTAGACAATAGTCAATCGCTACCAGCCATTGTTGCAATGGACGCGACAACTCAAGATGCAGGATTTAAAACATCCTATCTATTAAAATACAATTCATCTACCGGTAGTTTAATTTGGAATAAGCCATTACAAGGCAATATAAATTTTCTATTACGTCAAAGTGATTCTCAAATGATGTGTATGGATTCATCAAAAAATATTCATGCCATTTTAGGATTTAAAGCAGGAACGCATTTGGATGGTCTCATTACTGTTCCTTCAAGTTTCACAAATACTTATCAATATTACTTAGTAAAATTTAATTATAATAATACCACTGGGAATATGACACCCGCAACTCCTGTTCTTTTGCCTATTACAGGAAGTCTTTATCCGGGACTTGAACACGGTAAAGTAAATATGGTATATGATGAAGGTTTGAGTCGTTATTATTTAGCTGGAACAAGAGGTAGTACAGGTAATTTGATTGATTTTTCCTTTAATAATATTTCTTTTACAAAGGAAGCATATCTCTTGGCATTTAATGTTAATGGCACTATCGTAACAGAAGCTTGGAGAAAAGAAATTGAAGCTGGCAATGCAAATTCTGATGAAGAAATTCACTCCATTATTAAAGATACTAATTCTTCCGATATTTATATATCTGGTCGATATTTTTCTGTAAATTCAACAGCAACTTTTGGAAATTATACTTTTCCGACGACGTCATACAATGGACACATTCCATTTGTTGTTAAGCTAAATTCAGCCGGAAATGTCCTATGGTCTAAGATTGCAGATGGGGCACCAGGAACCGTTGGTAATGCAACTTATGGTTTCATGAAAGGTCGAATTGTTCAAAACGGTAATGAAATAGGCTTTGCTCATGGAAGTTGGGGAAGTGCTTGGGGAAGCTACAATATGACCAGACCAAGCGGTGATCGAGCAGATCCAATTCTTGTTCGTTTAAACAAAGATTCAGGAGCAGTCTTGGGAATGGGTGACGTTCTTAGTAATCAGGGAACCATAGATGAATTTACTGCGATAACAGTTGATAATGACGGGAATTATGTTTTAGGTGGTTTTTTCCATCAGCAATTGTTTACTGATGCTAATGATAATGTACCAACTATGGCGATAAATGTTACAGCGGGAAAATCTCAGAATTTCTTTACAAAATATGCAAAGACACCTTGTAGTAACCTTTCGGTAGAAGAAACCTCTGCTGAAGCTGGTCTACAGTTTTATCCAAATCCCGTTCAGGATTTCCTGACGATCAAAAGCAAAAATAATTTGGAAAGCTATGAAGTGTATTCTTCCGTTGGGCAAAGTGTTTTAAGAGGAAGATTAGGGAGTAAAAATGCACAAATTAATATGAGTGGACTGACAGCTGGTGTTTATTATGTGAAAGTAAAAACTGAAAAGGCTGTCGTGACGGAGAAGGTGGTGAAGAGATAG
- a CDS encoding T9SS type A sorting domain-containing protein — protein MPDYINKSSSHKYVSSSVSESTIKIFPNPAKEKVNVSFNTGNKEEKAKQIQIFDARGTVKFVKELKSSSGELEIPIDEWLQGVYIVIVHTNGKALQGKLIKK, from the coding sequence ATACCGGATTATATTAATAAATCATCCAGCCATAAGTATGTATCGTCCTCTGTTTCAGAATCTACAATAAAAATTTTCCCTAATCCTGCGAAAGAAAAAGTAAATGTTTCTTTTAACACAGGCAATAAGGAAGAAAAAGCAAAACAGATTCAGATTTTTGATGCGAGAGGAACAGTTAAATTCGTTAAAGAATTAAAATCTTCATCAGGAGAATTGGAAATCCCAATTGATGAGTGGCTTCAAGGCGTCTACATTGTGATTGTCCATACAAATGGAAAAGCACTTCAAGGTAAGTTAATTAAAAAATAA
- a CDS encoding toprim domain-containing protein, whose protein sequence is MKKEQNSDSLILNSTSMFFRVENELKKYNKISLFLDNDSNGKSVTAKMLSQYKNVEDCSLIYNGFKDLNGWYCE, encoded by the coding sequence ATGAAAAAAGAACAAAATTCAGATTCTTTAATCCTTAATTCCACTTCGATGTTCTTTAGAGTTGAAAACGAACTGAAAAAATATAATAAAATATCATTGTTCTTGGATAATGATAGCAATGGGAAATCTGTTACAGCAAAAATGCTAAGTCAATATAAAAATGTGGAAGACTGTTCTTTGATTTATAACGGTTTTAAAGATCTGAATGGATGGTATTGCGAATGA
- a CDS encoding P-loop NTPase family protein codes for MIKLQELGNRICIIGPSSSGKSTLAKKLSERLNLPVCYLDQIAHFPNSNWKRREKKDLKIDHDIFLKNNRYWIIEGNYSFLMTDRFSNATTVIWLDFKVTGTLIRYFIRTFKNSNSRIGNLDGVKTQISLKFVKYIVFDAPKNRKIYKKLIDQSNIKLLYIDSFHHLKKYYKKWNLH; via the coding sequence ATGATTAAATTGCAGGAATTAGGAAATCGAATTTGTATAATTGGACCTAGCTCCAGTGGAAAATCTACATTAGCAAAAAAATTAAGTGAAAGACTTAACCTTCCAGTCTGTTATCTGGATCAGATAGCGCATTTTCCTAATTCTAATTGGAAACGTAGAGAAAAAAAAGATCTAAAGATAGATCATGATATTTTCCTTAAAAATAATAGATATTGGATAATTGAAGGAAATTATAGTTTTCTAATGACTGACAGATTTTCTAATGCAACTACTGTTATTTGGCTGGATTTTAAAGTGACAGGAACGTTAATTAGATATTTTATAAGGACTTTTAAAAATTCTAATAGCCGTATTGGAAATCTTGATGGAGTAAAAACACAAATTAGTTTGAAATTTGTTAAATATATTGTTTTTGATGCACCAAAAAATAGAAAAATATATAAAAAATTAATTGATCAATCAAACATAAAGCTACTTTATATTGATTCCTTTCATCATTTAAAAAAGTATTATAAAAAGTGGAATCTACATTAA